Proteins from a genomic interval of Zingiber officinale cultivar Zhangliang chromosome 2A, Zo_v1.1, whole genome shotgun sequence:
- the LOC122042608 gene encoding peptidyl-prolyl cis-trans isomerase E-like isoform X2: MNYPVQKNTLYVGGLPEEVNESILHSAFIPFGDIKDVKTPLDQATQKHRSFGFVTFLTVNYAFPERIKGGEQGWAAQPIWADADTWFERQQQEEEMKRLQAEHQATMLAAEELHRKKLADEREGEKEDEAEGTKSDPMAAAEAEALK; encoded by the exons ATGAATTACCCTGTCCAGAAGAACACCCTCTATGTAG GAGGGTTGCCGGAGGAGGTGAACGAGTCGATCCTCCACTCCGCTTTCATCCCCTTCGGGGACATAAAGGACGTGAAGACGCCGCTGGACCAGGCAACTCAGAAGCACCGTTCCTTTGGCTTCGTCACCT TCCTCACTGTCAACTACGCCTTCCCCGAGCGCATCAAGGGAGGCGAGCAAGGATGGGCAGCACAACCCA TTTGGGCTGATGCAGATACCTGGTTCGAGAGGCAACAACAAGAGGAGGAAATGAAGCGCCTCCAGGCAGAACACCAGGCCACGATGCTTGCAGCTGAGGAGCTTCACCGTAAAAAGCTCGCGGATGAACGAGAAGGGGAGAAAGAAGATGAAGCGGAAGGAACCAAGTCTGATCCAATGGCTGCTGCCGAAGCGGAGGCCTTGAAGTAG
- the LOC122042608 gene encoding peptidyl-prolyl cis-trans isomerase E-like isoform X1, with amino-acid sequence MNYPVQKNTLYVGGLPEEVNESILHSAFIPFGDIKDVKTPLDQATQKHRSFGFVTFLEREDAAAAMDNMDGAELYGRVLTVNYAFPERIKGGEQGWAAQPIWADADTWFERQQQEEEMKRLQAEHQATMLAAEELHRKKLADEREGEKEDEAEGTKSDPMAAAEAEALK; translated from the exons ATGAATTACCCTGTCCAGAAGAACACCCTCTATGTAG GAGGGTTGCCGGAGGAGGTGAACGAGTCGATCCTCCACTCCGCTTTCATCCCCTTCGGGGACATAAAGGACGTGAAGACGCCGCTGGACCAGGCAACTCAGAAGCACCGTTCCTTTGGCTTCGTCACCTTCCTCGAGCGTGAGGACGCTGCCGCCGCCATGGACAACATGGATGGAGCCGAGCTCTACGGTCGCGTCCTCACTGTCAACTACGCCTTCCCCGAGCGCATCAAGGGAGGCGAGCAAGGATGGGCAGCACAACCCA TTTGGGCTGATGCAGATACCTGGTTCGAGAGGCAACAACAAGAGGAGGAAATGAAGCGCCTCCAGGCAGAACACCAGGCCACGATGCTTGCAGCTGAGGAGCTTCACCGTAAAAAGCTCGCGGATGAACGAGAAGGGGAGAAAGAAGATGAAGCGGAAGGAACCAAGTCTGATCCAATGGCTGCTGCCGAAGCGGAGGCCTTGAAGTAG